The Bifidobacterium coryneforme genome segment CCGGGCAACCAGACTTACTCCACGGCGACAGGGGAGACGGGTGCCGTACCGCGCGATATGCTTCCTGACACCATCCATGATTCCATTCCCGAAGAGGCCACGATGGTATCCAAGAGTGTGGCCGTCACCGACCAGGGCGAGGCCAGGGATATCACTACCGGCCAGCCGGTGACCGATACCTCGGTCGTTGGTACTCCGGACCATCCGGCAGATCCCCTGGCCAAGACCGGAGGAAAGAGCTTCATTCCGGTTCCCGTCAGTGAAGTCAAGGAGCAGCTGGACGAGTCCGACCGGGCAGGGTCGGTAAATCCGGCCGCTCAACGGCAGGTCGGCGATAGGTACTCCTCCGTAGCGAGAAGTGGTGTTTACCGCCCGCAGGGGAGGTCGGAAGCTGTTGCGAAAACCGCCTCGCTGGGCAACAACGCATATGGGGCCCACTGGGGAACACACAACGGCTCCCAGGCCTTCTTCGAGGCAGATGGCACCCTGTTCGCTCAGCAGGCGAAGGGCGTCATCGACGTCTCTCAATGGCAGGGGCGAATCGACTGGGCGACGGCCCGTGCCGCTGGTGTGGAAGGCGCCATCATCCGTATCGGATACGGATGGGGAAACGGCTTCGACAGTACGGCCTTATACAACATCAATGAGTGCAAACGTCTTGGTATCCCCTTCGGTCTTTACCTCTACTCCTACGCTTATGACGGCAATACCGGCTGGGCCGAGGGAGACGGCACGGTGGATCTTCTTCGTCGTGCGGGTGTGCAGCCCGGAGATTTGACCTACCCTGTCTACTATGACCTGGAGAAGTGGGCCTGGACCGGCCATGCCCCTCCGACGTCACCCGCCGTGTACGACAGCATCGTCAACTCCTGGTACAACCGCTTGCAGTCCGCGGGGTATAACAATCTCTCGATCTACTCCTATACCTACTACCTGAACACGGCTCTGAACAGCGGCACCATCCGCTCCAGGACCCACTGGGTGGCCAGTTATGGTGCTCGCACAGGCTTCAACTTCTCTGCCAATCAGCGTTGCTGGCAGTATGCGGATAACGGCAGAATCAACGGTATCGGCAACAGCGTGGATCTGAACGCTTGCGGGAACAGGAATCCGGTGAGCGTAGGGGGAGACGTGGCCAAGCTCTCCCCAGCCGACAGAATCACGGACATAACCGAAGGTGACTATTTCATCGGCTCGGCCCTTCCCGACCGGTATCTGGACGTACCGGCCGGCAGCCACCAGGACGAGACTCAGTTGGTAACATGGTCACCTACCAACGCTTGGAACCAGCTGTACCACCTAAAGCCGCACGGCGACGGGTCATATATCATCACGTCGAAGAACTCCGGCAAGGCCCTGGACGTCAGTACAGGCTCTACCCGTAATGGGAACCCAGTCATTCAGTACTCGACCAATAGGGGACCCAATCAGCGCTGGTACTTCTATCGGTCACCAGAGGGATATGTCTTCATCATCTCCGCACTCGGGGACGGTAGAAGTGTGGCCCTCGACGTGACCAGCGGCAATATGGCACTGGGTACCAAGATGGAGATTTGGCAGTATAACGGTGGTCAGAACCAGGCCTTCAGACTGATGCAGGCAGCAGCCATCCCCGGTGGTAAAAGAACCATCACCAGTTCATACGCGAATGGGAGCAGCCTTGATGTGCCTGCCGGCAGCATGGTTCGTGATACCCGTCTGCAGACATGGCCGTACAACGGAGGCCCCAATCAGGGTTTCGAGTTCATCGATGCCGGCAATGGAAGATACAAAATCAGGGTTGTGCACTCCAAGATGTATCTAGACCTCCAGTACGGTTTCCCGGGAGACGGCGGCAATATCGTTCAGTACACCCAAACGAGCGGGTACAATCAGGTGTGGTACCTGCAGAAGTACCAGGGCGGGTATGCCATCCGCAGCATGTTCAACAATAAGGCTATCGACATCCACAGTGGCGGTCTCAACCCGGGTACCCCTGTCATCACCTATACATTCCGAGAGCAGGCCAACCAGAAATGGAACATCGGCTGACACGCTGACCCGTTGGCTTTGCGGCACATAGGAGGCCGGGATGAACCCTCTCCCGTGAGGGGAGTGGGCTATGATGTGAGGGACCTGGCCACGCCTTCGTTCCTGCACTGCTGTTGGCTGGTTGCCCGATGAGACGAAGATACGATTCGAAGGAGTACCAAGTCATGTTGAGCGGTTCGACTGTTTCTCTGGTCATGCCGTGCCGCAATGAGGCAAAGCATCTGGCTCAGATGGTCGCCGACATTCCGGATTTCTATGATGAGATAATCTGCGTCAGCAACAAGTCGAGTGATGACACCGTAGAGGTCGGCCGTGAGATTGAGCGGTCGAACCCTCGCTTCGAGATGCTTGTCGATGACAGGGTCGCCTCGGGAATCGGTTATGGGTTCGCCCACATGACTGGAATCAACAAGGCCAAGAGTTCGATCATCGTGTGTGCGGACTCCGATGGCACGTACCCGATTGAGGACCTCCCTCGCATCATGGGTGTCATGAAGGAGCGTGGCCTCAGCTTCGCCTCCTGCTCCAGGTATCCCGACAAGAACATTCCTTTGAAACTCCAGCTCGGGGTGAAGATTCTCAACTTCGAAATGTTCCTTCTCTACGCCAAGGTCATCCACGATTCCCTATCAGGGATGTGGGTGTTCGAGCGTGACGTGGTTCCCTCCCTTCATCTGACGGAGGGCGATTGGAACCTGTCCCCTCAGATCAAGCTCAATGCCCATAAGTACCTGGGTCCCCGTTTCGGTGAAGTCAGGATACGGCAGGGTATCAGGTTCGGAGAGACGAAGCAGTCCTATCTGAAGACCGGTTTTGGTCACCTGAAGTGGATTTTCAAGAACCGCTTCATTCAGCGCAAGGGTATTCAACCCGCCGACTGAGGCGCAAGGAATACGACTTCCGATGCTCCACATGGTCGGTGATTACCGACCATGGCGAAGTCAATTAGGCCGTAGCGATCGGGAATTCAGACCGTTTCGCGCTTGAGGGCTTTCTCTTCGGGCCCGTGCTCTTCGATTCCCCTTGTTGCTGAACCAACCTTGTGCGATTCCGTCGAACGGTCTTCCGTATCCGTTATGTCTTCATCGGAAGGGTGGAAGACAGTGCAGACCAGGAGAGGCAGGAAAGGCTCAAAATACCTTGCCTGGATTCCTTGGATGGGGTCGCCGATTCTCATCTGCGGCAGGTTGTTCCAGGTGAGCATCATGGACGCATAGGCCAGGTAGATGAGGAGCAGGAAGGCCAGAGCCGAGGCGATCTGGTAACGGTACAGGCTGATGAACCCACGTGCCGATGTGACCTTCCGTCGGGTCGGGTGAGAGTTGTGGAAGAGTACACCCCATGCCAGTCCCAGTATGATTACCAGGAGGACTGAAGGAGCCCCAAGTTTAAGTAGATGCAGCGGTCCCCTTATGAAGAAGTTCCATGCAACTGCCATGCACATTTTGAGGGGGTGGCGAAGCACGAATCTCAGGTTTTCGGAGACGGATGCCTCTGCCCAAACCGTTGAGTACAAGGAAGACCAGGTGCCGTAGATCGCCAGGATTGCAAGGGCGGAGGAACCTAGACACAGGGTCTTACGCTTCGTTGAGAGAATCCGTCTGGGCAGGACGAGAATGAGGACCGCAAGACTGGCATAGACGGTTTTGCACATGAACAAGAGCACTGTCAGTACTGATAAGGCCACCATCTCCCCTCTCGATGCCGGTTTGTTGCGGGTGGTGATAGCCATGAAAAGGGCGATGAACACCGCGCAGAGGCTGATGAAAAGAGCATCCGCCATAAGGCTTGATGCGATGAACATGCCATGCGGCAATGCACCTATGACAGCCAGGAACATCTTCCCCCTGGGGATGATGGCGATGGCCAGACAGAACAGGAGGATGTAAACCACCAGATTGCTTATTCGTCCCAGTTGCCAGGTCTGGTAGGGGGATTGATGGGTGTGAAGACCTATCCAGATACCTATTGCCTGGGGGAGGAACACTGCAGGGAAATACTGGTTAGCCCGGTTTGTGCCCTTAAGGGAGGCTACGGTGACTTCTTCGCCCGGGGCCAGGCCGTCAACGGCTTTTTGCTCCTCGAGCTTTGGGTCATAGTCCGAGGTCTGATTGAGAAGGGTCACTACCAGCGCGTTCTGGCATCCTTGAAGGCTCAGAAAGCGGGGGTCGCCATGAAGCTGCTGGATTTT includes the following:
- a CDS encoding RICIN domain-containing protein: MGLQWKRHLGRACAAGTVTALLALMPFAGVNRAHAAGLTSQPGNQTYSTATGETGAVPRDMLPDTIHDSIPEEATMVSKSVAVTDQGEARDITTGQPVTDTSVVGTPDHPADPLAKTGGKSFIPVPVSEVKEQLDESDRAGSVNPAAQRQVGDRYSSVARSGVYRPQGRSEAVAKTASLGNNAYGAHWGTHNGSQAFFEADGTLFAQQAKGVIDVSQWQGRIDWATARAAGVEGAIIRIGYGWGNGFDSTALYNINECKRLGIPFGLYLYSYAYDGNTGWAEGDGTVDLLRRAGVQPGDLTYPVYYDLEKWAWTGHAPPTSPAVYDSIVNSWYNRLQSAGYNNLSIYSYTYYLNTALNSGTIRSRTHWVASYGARTGFNFSANQRCWQYADNGRINGIGNSVDLNACGNRNPVSVGGDVAKLSPADRITDITEGDYFIGSALPDRYLDVPAGSHQDETQLVTWSPTNAWNQLYHLKPHGDGSYIITSKNSGKALDVSTGSTRNGNPVIQYSTNRGPNQRWYFYRSPEGYVFIISALGDGRSVALDVTSGNMALGTKMEIWQYNGGQNQAFRLMQAAAIPGGKRTITSSYANGSSLDVPAGSMVRDTRLQTWPYNGGPNQGFEFIDAGNGRYKIRVVHSKMYLDLQYGFPGDGGNIVQYTQTSGYNQVWYLQKYQGGYAIRSMFNNKAIDIHSGGLNPGTPVITYTFREQANQKWNIG
- a CDS encoding glycosyltransferase family 2 protein, which encodes MLSGSTVSLVMPCRNEAKHLAQMVADIPDFYDEIICVSNKSSDDTVEVGREIERSNPRFEMLVDDRVASGIGYGFAHMTGINKAKSSIIVCADSDGTYPIEDLPRIMGVMKERGLSFASCSRYPDKNIPLKLQLGVKILNFEMFLLYAKVIHDSLSGMWVFERDVVPSLHLTEGDWNLSPQIKLNAHKYLGPRFGEVRIRQGIRFGETKQSYLKTGFGHLKWIFKNRFIQRKGIQPAD
- a CDS encoding DUF2142 domain-containing protein gives rise to the protein MGKQTMQALKKSRGAMLFFLAFALLQGSFFITTVGALSFPDPNIHAYASYSAATGQILNKPDRQIDAYGNSVKIQQLHGDPRFLSLQGCQNALVVTLLNQTSDYDPKLEEQKAVDGLAPGEEVTVASLKGTNRANQYFPAVFLPQAIGIWIGLHTHQSPYQTWQLGRISNLVVYILLFCLAIAIIPRGKMFLAVIGALPHGMFIASSLMADALFISLCAVFIALFMAITTRNKPASRGEMVALSVLTVLLFMCKTVYASLAVLILVLPRRILSTKRKTLCLGSSALAILAIYGTWSSLYSTVWAEASVSENLRFVLRHPLKMCMAVAWNFFIRGPLHLLKLGAPSVLLVIILGLAWGVLFHNSHPTRRKVTSARGFISLYRYQIASALAFLLLIYLAYASMMLTWNNLPQMRIGDPIQGIQARYFEPFLPLLVCTVFHPSDEDITDTEDRSTESHKVGSATRGIEEHGPEEKALKRETV